In Bacteroidota bacterium, a single window of DNA contains:
- a CDS encoding YbaB/EbfC family nucleoid-associated protein produces MFGNISKMLELKKQAEEMKAKLADIRVVKENLGIKVVLTGLNKVESITFSDDFFADKSKQEIEEMLSLVINAAQEELNNQLKTQFAGIAGGLGL; encoded by the coding sequence ATGTTCGGAAATATTAGTAAAATGCTTGAACTCAAAAAGCAAGCAGAAGAAATGAAAGCTAAACTTGCTGACATCAGAGTAGTAAAAGAAAATCTCGGAATCAAGGTTGTATTAACCGGATTAAATAAAGTGGAGAGCATAACATTCAGTGATGATTTTTTTGCTGATAAAAGCAAACAAGAAATTGAAGAGATGCTTTCATTGGTTATTAACGCTGCACAAGAAGAGCTTAACAATCAACTCAAAACACAGTTTGCCGGTATTGCAGGAGGATTAGGGCTATAA